In the genome of Pelobacter seleniigenes DSM 18267, one region contains:
- a CDS encoding enoyl-CoA hydratase-related protein yields the protein MPETLLQKWPVGQPPSISMPIPSFMDALTIRRDCYGQPAEVIRLEQVAIPKLLPEQANCVLVAVLASGPNFNTNFAALGLPVPPFGRGDNATVHIPGSDALGIIVDAGTAVSELKVGQVVILDSWTDSTRIRGYETHDGFNAQFAVVDQKRALAIPARLQQQTPEQLAAMLLTYGTAYRAVVERLQVKPGDSVLLMGGGKGTSFAGAQIAKALGARVILMGSNRSLAETLIERGIADAFVNRKEIPDEVYGVIPANETEDGWRGRTAPFREAIFAANNGRPVDKIFEHTGGTNFPLLVSALAENGTLAFFGATGSGLKGEYQETFFYAGQRLVMDARWVWMRQKQILFRSGSARDILAEIGLPPGKKGLIWGADGYAREFVEAALARSAELAVIASHSREAAGIAELIRLGVNPAHIIDRDRFQLTTDMPDPLTADGHLNPAYNSGYMNQARALGRSLWDIFGPRTSPDFVIERNDQSTLHYSSFLVRDFSERELQNCGIIVVRGEQELALCGSHMYCSNQAQEVVRLLAGGRIEMEQEDLEVVSLAELPELQQKMLDGRMTKPKGVALVQADTTGRTIASYAREFWGQTLRTANPEQQEYLDIYLSPEGIGTIVLQRIDALNALNDTLLAQLAETFNEVRDQGSLHGQPVKALLLCSETRAFVAGADVTEFAGNDAAEIARIASFNLAIFTTLENLPIPVIAVIDGFALGGGNELAMSAHYRIVTENALLGQPEVKLGIIPGYGGAQRLPRLIGPRKALEMSVNGEPIDGRTAVSIGLADEFHLSATAMARAFQVARELVSGQASLAQKDWDERAASQALELQELLTDPAVKRLLTQNAPGDPADIYAARRYAAHYVIAAMEFGYENGFVAGLANDAKLFGEIAASPSGQEWIGRFINKDPEQGAFIRLLEGD from the coding sequence ATGCCAGAGACCCTGTTGCAGAAATGGCCCGTTGGACAGCCCCCTTCCATCAGCATGCCCATCCCCAGCTTTATGGACGCCCTGACTATCCGCCGTGATTGTTACGGCCAACCGGCCGAGGTTATTCGCCTGGAACAGGTGGCAATCCCGAAGCTGCTGCCGGAACAGGCCAATTGCGTGTTGGTTGCAGTGCTTGCCTCGGGGCCGAACTTCAACACCAATTTCGCCGCTCTTGGGTTGCCGGTGCCCCCCTTCGGCCGCGGCGATAATGCCACCGTCCACATCCCCGGCAGTGATGCCCTGGGAATTATTGTCGATGCCGGTACGGCCGTCAGCGAACTCAAAGTCGGCCAGGTGGTGATTCTTGATTCCTGGACCGATTCAACCAGAATTCGCGGTTATGAAACTCACGACGGCTTCAATGCGCAATTTGCCGTGGTCGACCAGAAACGCGCCCTGGCCATCCCGGCCCGGCTGCAGCAGCAAACTCCCGAGCAGTTGGCCGCTATGCTGCTAACCTATGGCACAGCTTACCGTGCTGTGGTCGAGCGCTTGCAGGTGAAACCCGGTGACAGCGTCCTGCTTATGGGCGGCGGCAAGGGGACCAGTTTTGCCGGGGCCCAGATCGCCAAAGCCCTCGGTGCCCGGGTGATCCTGATGGGCTCCAACCGGAGCCTGGCCGAGACCCTGATCGAGCGCGGTATTGCCGATGCCTTCGTCAACCGGAAGGAGATTCCGGACGAAGTCTATGGGGTCATCCCTGCCAACGAAACGGAAGACGGCTGGCGTGGCCGGACCGCACCTTTTCGCGAGGCCATCTTTGCCGCCAATAACGGCCGGCCGGTCGACAAGATTTTCGAACACACCGGCGGCACCAATTTCCCGCTGTTGGTATCCGCATTGGCCGAAAACGGCACTCTGGCCTTTTTCGGCGCCACCGGCAGCGGCCTCAAGGGGGAATATCAGGAAACCTTCTTCTATGCGGGACAACGGCTGGTCATGGATGCCCGCTGGGTCTGGATGCGCCAGAAACAGATCCTGTTCCGCAGCGGTTCAGCCCGAGACATTCTCGCTGAAATCGGCTTGCCCCCGGGCAAGAAGGGGCTGATCTGGGGCGCCGATGGCTATGCCCGGGAATTTGTCGAAGCGGCCCTCGCCCGCAGTGCCGAGTTGGCCGTCATCGCCTCCCATTCCCGTGAAGCGGCCGGCATTGCCGAACTGATTCGGCTCGGCGTCAACCCCGCCCATATTATCGACCGCGACCGCTTCCAGTTGACCACAGACATGCCCGACCCGCTGACGGCGGATGGGCATCTGAACCCTGCCTATAACAGTGGCTATATGAATCAGGCCAGAGCCCTGGGCCGGTCCCTCTGGGACATTTTTGGTCCCCGCACCAGCCCGGATTTCGTCATCGAACGAAATGACCAGAGCACCCTGCACTACAGCAGCTTTCTGGTCCGTGACTTCAGTGAACGGGAGCTGCAGAACTGCGGCATCATTGTTGTCCGCGGCGAACAGGAGCTGGCGTTGTGCGGCTCCCACATGTACTGTTCCAACCAGGCCCAGGAAGTGGTGCGGTTATTGGCCGGGGGCAGAATCGAGATGGAGCAGGAGGATCTTGAGGTGGTGAGCCTGGCCGAACTGCCGGAGCTGCAGCAGAAGATGCTGGATGGCAGGATGACCAAACCGAAAGGAGTCGCCCTGGTGCAGGCTGACACCACGGGGCGGACCATCGCCAGCTACGCGCGGGAGTTCTGGGGGCAGACCCTGCGCACGGCCAATCCGGAGCAACAGGAGTACCTTGATATCTACCTCTCCCCGGAAGGGATCGGCACCATTGTGCTGCAGCGGATCGATGCCCTCAACGCCCTCAATGACACCCTGCTGGCCCAGCTGGCCGAGACCTTTAACGAGGTTCGCGACCAGGGCAGCCTCCACGGCCAACCGGTCAAGGCGCTGCTGCTGTGCAGTGAGACCCGAGCGTTCGTGGCTGGTGCGGATGTCACCGAGTTTGCCGGCAACGACGCCGCAGAAATCGCCCGGATCGCCTCCTTCAACCTGGCTATTTTCACAACCCTGGAAAACCTGCCGATCCCGGTCATCGCGGTAATCGATGGTTTTGCCCTCGGCGGCGGCAACGAGCTGGCCATGAGTGCCCATTACCGGATAGTGACCGAAAATGCCCTGCTTGGCCAGCCGGAAGTCAAACTGGGCATTATTCCGGGGTACGGCGGTGCGCAGCGCCTGCCCAGATTGATCGGTCCGCGTAAAGCGTTGGAAATGTCGGTCAACGGAGAACCGATAGATGGCCGTACGGCGGTTTCCATCGGCCTGGCTGATGAATTTCATCTTTCCGCGACCGCCATGGCCAGGGCCTTTCAGGTCGCACGGGAACTGGTTTCCGGACAGGCCAGTCTGGCGCAGAAGGATTGGGATGAACGGGCTGCGAGTCAGGCCCTTGAGCTGCAGGAATTGCTCACCGATCCGGCAGTGAAAAGACTGCTGACCCAAAACGCCCCCGGCGACCCTGCGGACATTTACGCAGCCAGACGCTATGCCGCCCACTACGTGATCGCGGCAATGGAGTTCGGTTACGAGAACGGCTTCGTCGCCGGACTGGCCAACGATGCCAAACTGTTCGGTGAGATCGCCGCATCCCCTTCCGGTCAGGAATGGATCGGACGCTTTATTAACAAGGACCCGGAGCAGGGGGCTTTTATCAGACTGCTGGAAGGGGATTGA
- a CDS encoding transglutaminase family protein codes for MQRYKIVHNTYYNFSAAVQLQPHRLLLRPREDHELWVETSLLNITPVANVRWHRDVEDNSVAIATFTTPATQLRIESSIVIQQYNETPLDFVVESSATLYPFSYSPEDRAVLAPYIAVSERTDNTLLSAWVARLLPAKKEPVESYVLLRQLSRHIFDSLAYQMREEPGVQTPQETLQKGTGSCRDFANLLMEACRCAGLAARFVSGYLYTPQSTVPGATHAWTEIYIPGAGWKGFDPTSGEIAGKKHIAVAVARLPELVPPVAGSFIGPPGTSLDVGVWVSAI; via the coding sequence ATGCAGAGATATAAAATCGTCCATAATACCTATTATAATTTTTCCGCTGCGGTTCAGCTGCAGCCACACCGGTTATTGCTTCGTCCGAGGGAAGACCACGAACTGTGGGTCGAGACCTCCCTGCTCAATATCACACCGGTAGCCAATGTCCGCTGGCATCGCGATGTCGAGGATAATTCCGTTGCCATCGCCACCTTCACGACTCCGGCAACCCAGCTGCGGATTGAAAGCAGCATCGTTATTCAGCAATACAACGAAACGCCCCTCGATTTTGTCGTCGAAAGTTCGGCGACCCTCTATCCGTTCAGTTATTCCCCCGAGGACCGGGCGGTTCTGGCGCCCTACATAGCGGTATCGGAAAGAACCGACAATACCCTTCTTTCGGCCTGGGTTGCCAGGCTGCTCCCCGCCAAAAAGGAACCGGTCGAGAGCTATGTCTTGCTCAGGCAGCTGAGTCGGCACATTTTCGACTCGCTGGCCTATCAGATGCGCGAAGAACCAGGCGTGCAGACCCCGCAGGAAACCCTGCAGAAAGGAACCGGATCCTGTCGCGATTTTGCCAACCTGCTCATGGAAGCCTGCCGCTGCGCAGGCCTTGCCGCTCGGTTTGTCAGCGGTTATCTTTACACTCCGCAGAGCACGGTTCCTGGTGCGACCCATGCCTGGACCGAGATCTATATCCCCGGTGCCGGCTGGAAAGGGTTTGATCCCACCAGCGGCGAAATTGCCGGCAAAAAACATATCGCCGTGGCCGTAGCCCGGTTACCGGAACTGGTTCCGCCGGTCGCGGGCTCCTTCATCGGCCCACCAGGAACCAGTCTGGATGTCGGGGTGTGGGTCTCCGCCATCTGA
- a CDS encoding cold-shock protein, protein MAEGSVKWFNEAKGFGFIEQDNGADLFVHFSQIQGDGFKTLAEGDRVSFDVAQGQKGPQSTNVRKI, encoded by the coding sequence ATGGCAGAAGGTAGTGTGAAGTGGTTCAACGAGGCTAAAGGTTTTGGTTTTATTGAGCAGGACAACGGGGCAGATTTGTTTGTGCATTTTTCGCAGATTCAAGGTGATGGGTTCAAGACCCTTGCTGAAGGCGATCGCGTCAGTTTTGATGTGGCCCAAGGTCAAAAAGGTCCTCAGTCGACTAACGTTCGTAAGATCTGA
- a CDS encoding GTP pyrophosphokinase encodes MSFYDTNRVLLEEAKNACISAASLLLKQVDVGEITKIEGRVKNKEECIKKFQRKYQGRLEIEERPYAIKDYLSDLLGIRIVCLYEDQIPLIATVLKDNFEVIEVTDKIATLEKTNDLFGYKGLHMDLVYDERLLPSEKHLLLRGCCVEVQIRSLIQDAWSVLDHKIKYKKSIPNDLKRRINVLAALFELADREFIEIRSATSELLQQETDLAVSEGLMAAEDQDNDKHPTAGGKKITAFNFLRVAGHFFKDFDFKDYKVDNFVQEILKLDSTFERADLHKGLLENIKTAREYRDSYLANNPDSSFSPYTLIRHCLYLYDRATFERILSRGPKERFERWLAETGQSAQND; translated from the coding sequence ATGTCTTTTTATGATACTAACCGGGTGCTTCTTGAGGAGGCCAAGAACGCCTGTATCAGTGCGGCGAGCCTGCTCTTGAAGCAGGTCGATGTCGGTGAAATCACCAAGATTGAAGGGCGGGTTAAAAATAAGGAAGAGTGCATCAAGAAGTTTCAGCGCAAGTACCAGGGTCGGCTGGAGATTGAGGAGCGCCCCTATGCCATCAAGGATTACCTGTCCGACCTGCTTGGCATCAGGATTGTCTGTCTGTACGAAGATCAGATCCCACTAATCGCAACAGTGCTGAAGGATAATTTCGAGGTCATCGAAGTGACGGATAAGATCGCGACCCTGGAAAAAACCAATGACCTGTTCGGTTACAAAGGCCTGCACATGGACCTGGTCTATGATGAACGCCTGCTCCCGAGCGAAAAGCATCTGCTGCTGCGCGGTTGCTGCGTCGAGGTGCAGATCCGCTCCCTGATTCAGGATGCCTGGAGTGTGCTGGATCATAAAATCAAATACAAAAAGTCAATCCCGAACGACCTGAAACGGCGGATCAATGTTCTGGCCGCTTTGTTCGAACTGGCGGACCGGGAATTTATTGAAATCAGAAGCGCTACCAGCGAACTGCTGCAGCAGGAAACCGATCTGGCCGTCAGTGAAGGTCTTATGGCAGCCGAAGATCAGGACAACGACAAGCATCCGACCGCAGGCGGGAAAAAAATCACCGCTTTCAATTTTCTTCGGGTGGCCGGACACTTTTTCAAGGATTTTGATTTTAAGGATTACAAGGTCGACAACTTTGTCCAGGAAATATTGAAACTGGACAGCACCTTTGAACGTGCTGACCTGCACAAAGGCCTCCTGGAAAACATCAAAACCGCCAGGGAGTATCGAGACTCCTATCTGGCCAATAATCCCGACAGTTCTTTCAGTCCCTATACGTTAATCAGACATTGTCTTTATCTGTATGATCGTGCAACCTTTGAACGTATCCTCTCCAGGGGGCCGAAAGAGCGTTTTGAACGTTGGCTGGCCGAGACTGGCCAATCAGCGCAGAACGATTAG
- a CDS encoding heme-binding domain-containing protein, translating into MKLKILISFVVLLVLIQFVPFGKDHSNPPVATEPTWDSPRTAQLFARACGDCHSHKTVWPWYSNYAPISWLVANDVYEGREHFNVSMWNSQKRNKGNEAAEAVQEGEMPPWFYLIPHPEAKLSNQETAELIQGLENTFGRKH; encoded by the coding sequence ATGAAACTCAAAATACTTATTTCTTTTGTCGTACTCTTGGTCCTCATTCAGTTTGTCCCCTTCGGAAAAGACCATTCCAATCCGCCGGTGGCGACCGAACCGACCTGGGACTCACCGAGGACGGCTCAATTGTTCGCACGCGCCTGTGGAGATTGTCACAGCCACAAGACGGTCTGGCCTTGGTACAGCAACTACGCCCCGATCTCCTGGCTGGTTGCCAACGACGTTTACGAAGGACGGGAACATTTCAATGTTTCCATGTGGAATTCGCAGAAAAGAAATAAAGGGAATGAAGCCGCCGAAGCGGTTCAGGAAGGCGAAATGCCTCCCTGGTTTTACCTCATCCCGCATCCGGAAGCCAAACTGTCAAACCAGGAGACAGCAGAACTTATTCAAGGGCTGGAAAACACTTTCGGCCGCAAGCACTGA
- a CDS encoding DUF3187 family protein: MLRKSFFLPLLLIYICSAAVSSTAAAQEIIPFATANQNPLVTVFGLPATAPATILAAGRTTVEFRSDIASSCSSNSNSRESVLLDGETYRLTLAARRGIGRNLEIGMELPYVMHRQGFLDSFIKNWHDFFGLPQGERDNIPEDQLDYRYSSNGDEEVNLTDSSQGLGDLRLTAGWQLLRQDAPTRKSLALRASLKLPTGDSDKLLGSGSTDLALWLSGSAAGADDTVALFGSIGMLFLSNGDIIADQQNNMVGFGSIGVGWQALDSLNLKLQIDAHSAFYDDSELKELSESAQLLIGGTLAMTEATALDIAVGEDIVVDSAPDVVFHIALRHSF, translated from the coding sequence ATGCTGAGAAAATCCTTTTTTTTGCCACTGCTGCTGATTTACATCTGCTCTGCGGCGGTCAGTTCCACTGCGGCAGCCCAGGAAATTATCCCTTTTGCCACGGCAAACCAGAATCCACTGGTGACGGTCTTCGGATTACCCGCCACAGCCCCGGCGACCATTCTCGCAGCCGGCCGCACCACAGTGGAGTTTCGTTCGGACATTGCCAGCTCCTGCAGCAGCAACTCCAACTCCAGGGAAAGCGTGCTGCTCGATGGTGAGACCTACCGTTTGACCCTTGCTGCCAGACGAGGCATCGGCCGCAACCTGGAAATCGGCATGGAACTGCCTTATGTGATGCATCGGCAGGGCTTTCTCGACAGTTTCATCAAGAACTGGCACGACTTCTTCGGCCTGCCGCAAGGGGAACGGGATAATATCCCCGAAGATCAACTCGATTATCGTTATAGCAGCAACGGTGATGAGGAAGTGAATCTCACCGATTCCAGCCAAGGGTTGGGCGACCTGCGTCTGACCGCCGGCTGGCAACTGTTGCGCCAAGACGCCCCTACCCGGAAAAGCCTGGCGCTTCGGGCCAGCCTCAAACTGCCGACCGGCGATAGCGACAAACTGCTTGGCAGCGGTAGTACCGACCTGGCCCTGTGGCTGAGCGGTTCGGCCGCCGGAGCGGATGACACCGTCGCGCTGTTCGGATCCATCGGCATGCTGTTTCTGAGCAACGGTGATATCATTGCCGACCAGCAGAACAATATGGTCGGCTTTGGCAGCATCGGCGTCGGCTGGCAGGCCCTTGACAGCCTCAACCTGAAACTGCAGATCGATGCCCACAGCGCTTTTTATGATGACAGTGAATTGAAAGAACTGTCCGAGTCGGCCCAGTTACTAATCGGCGGCACCCTGGCCATGACCGAAGCCACTGCCCTGGACATCGCAGTCGGCGAGGATATCGTGGTCGATTCCGCACCGGATGTGGTGTTTCATATTGCTCTTCGACATAGTTTCTGA
- a CDS encoding alpha/beta hydrolase, with protein sequence MHILFLHGLESGPHGSKYQALKAVFSSVLAPDCSGINAETERLRVIRQTTDNIEGQFLVVGSSMGGLMALLLQQSCPERIAGMVLCAPALSRPAAADLDLTRLPPTYVIHGTRDEVIPLEVSRRFGDNLIVVADDHRLAKSLPVILRTVFELKMKLVGLVD encoded by the coding sequence ATGCACATTCTGTTTCTCCATGGTCTTGAATCGGGCCCGCACGGATCAAAATATCAGGCCCTCAAAGCAGTTTTTTCCTCGGTCCTCGCACCGGACTGCAGCGGGATCAACGCTGAGACAGAACGGCTCCGGGTCATTCGCCAGACCACGGACAACATCGAAGGCCAGTTCCTGGTGGTCGGTTCCAGCATGGGCGGGTTGATGGCCCTGCTGCTGCAGCAAAGCTGTCCGGAACGGATCGCCGGCATGGTTCTCTGTGCCCCGGCCCTGTCACGCCCGGCCGCAGCGGACCTTGATCTGACCCGGTTGCCACCGACCTATGTCATTCACGGTACCCGCGACGAGGTTATTCCTCTGGAGGTCAGCCGCAGATTCGGCGACAATCTGATTGTCGTCGCTGACGATCACCGTTTGGCGAAAAGCCTCCCGGTCATTTTACGCACGGTCTTCGAATTAAAAATGAAACTGGTCGGCCTGGTAGACTGA
- a CDS encoding 2-hydroxyacid dehydrogenase, with the protein MSILLRSTLQPPEITKEILERFDIYREEKEIPPEVAQQITAVITNGGLGLSSEEMRALPALQMISVYGVGTDAIDLVQAKERGIQVATTPGVLTNAVAEMALALTLSAARRVAEGDRYVRAGQWLQGNLGLGWTLFGETVGILGYGRIGKRIGELTRAVGMKVLYTDLHPTPGEEEAFRSSPLELARDCRVLIIAAEGGEKTRGLVNRTILKALGPDGLLVNIARGSVVNQHELILALEAGELGCAALDVFANEPQVPKELIAQQKLVLTPHVASATIDARRAMGRLVIDNLAAFLDGKALLTPLNL; encoded by the coding sequence ATGTCTATCCTGTTACGTTCAACTCTTCAACCACCGGAAATCACCAAGGAGATCCTGGAACGTTTTGATATCTACCGGGAAGAAAAAGAAATTCCGCCAGAAGTGGCCCAACAGATCACCGCAGTTATCACCAACGGCGGGCTGGGACTTTCCAGCGAAGAGATGCGTGCGCTGCCAGCGCTGCAGATGATTTCGGTTTACGGGGTGGGCACCGATGCCATCGATCTGGTGCAGGCTAAGGAAAGAGGGATTCAGGTCGCAACAACCCCCGGCGTCCTCACCAACGCTGTGGCGGAGATGGCCCTGGCCCTCACCCTGAGCGCAGCCCGCCGCGTCGCTGAAGGCGATCGTTATGTGCGTGCTGGACAATGGCTGCAGGGGAATCTGGGACTGGGCTGGACCCTGTTTGGCGAGACCGTTGGTATTCTCGGCTACGGCCGGATCGGTAAGCGGATCGGTGAATTGACCCGAGCGGTCGGGATGAAGGTCCTCTATACCGATCTGCACCCAACGCCTGGCGAAGAGGAAGCCTTTCGCTCATCCCCGCTGGAACTGGCCCGCGACTGCCGGGTGCTGATTATCGCTGCCGAAGGGGGTGAAAAAACCAGGGGGCTGGTCAACCGAACGATTCTCAAGGCGCTGGGTCCCGACGGATTACTGGTCAATATCGCCAGGGGGTCTGTCGTTAACCAGCATGAGCTGATCCTCGCCCTTGAAGCCGGCGAACTCGGTTGTGCCGCGCTGGATGTCTTTGCGAATGAACCACAAGTGCCGAAAGAGCTGATCGCCCAGCAGAAGCTGGTGCTGACTCCCCATGTTGCCTCGGCCACCATCGATGCCCGGCGGGCCATGGGCAGGCTGGTCATTGACAACCTGGCCGCGTTTCTGGACGGCAAAGCCCTGCTCACACCCTTAAACCTGTGA
- the gndA gene encoding NADP-dependent phosphogluconate dehydrogenase, producing the protein MHQASHIGLIGLGVMGRNLALNMADHGFTVTATDPWPEARQSLVTELANYSQPERIRITPGVAELVAALPAPRNILLLVKAGATVDSLIAQLTLLLEPGDTLIDSGNSFYRDTMRRESELADQGFHFIGLGISGGEEGARRGPAMMAGGDAAAYARIKPVLETIAAHYGDSPCCARVGRNGAGHFVKMVHNGIEYGIMQLLAEAYLLLRDLGGLDHGRMAATFRAWNNTELASYLIEITAEILDKQDDLTGAPLVEMILDQAQQKGTGRWTSEAALEFGIPTPTLSEAVFGRALSALKAERLAAADMLSGPSPVPLKTDSAAFIESIRQALLGSIISCYAQGLALIEAAGRELDWQIELATVAGLWRAGCIIRADLLARVMNAYQTPGQSGNLLCTSEFAQLLATIQPGWRETAALAVTGGIPVPGLLSALAYFDGLRQPRSAANLIQAQRDYFGAHTYERTDRNGVFHTEWSQL; encoded by the coding sequence ATGCACCAAGCAAGTCATATCGGCCTGATCGGCCTCGGCGTCATGGGCCGCAATCTGGCTCTGAACATGGCTGACCACGGCTTTACCGTCACCGCAACCGACCCTTGGCCAGAGGCCAGACAAAGCCTGGTGACCGAGTTGGCAAACTACTCACAGCCGGAACGCATCAGGATTACGCCCGGCGTTGCCGAGTTGGTGGCCGCCCTGCCAGCGCCGCGCAATATCCTGCTGCTGGTCAAAGCCGGCGCCACGGTCGACTCCTTGATCGCCCAGCTGACCCTGCTGCTGGAACCGGGCGACACCCTGATCGATAGCGGCAACTCCTTTTATCGCGACACCATGCGCCGGGAAAGCGAATTGGCGGACCAGGGCTTTCACTTTATCGGTCTCGGCATTTCCGGCGGGGAAGAAGGAGCCCGCCGTGGCCCGGCCATGATGGCCGGCGGCGACGCCGCAGCCTATGCCCGGATCAAACCGGTTTTAGAGACGATTGCCGCCCATTATGGGGACTCTCCCTGCTGCGCCCGGGTCGGCCGAAACGGGGCCGGACATTTCGTGAAAATGGTCCATAACGGCATCGAGTACGGCATCATGCAATTGCTTGCCGAAGCCTATCTGCTGTTGCGTGATCTGGGTGGCCTTGATCATGGCCGGATGGCCGCGACCTTTCGCGCTTGGAACAACACCGAACTGGCCTCTTACCTAATTGAAATTACGGCTGAAATTCTTGACAAGCAGGACGATCTAACGGGTGCGCCGCTGGTTGAGATGATCCTCGACCAGGCCCAGCAAAAGGGCACGGGCCGCTGGACCTCGGAGGCCGCTCTTGAGTTCGGCATCCCGACCCCGACCCTGAGCGAAGCCGTCTTCGGTCGGGCTCTCTCCGCCCTCAAGGCCGAACGACTGGCGGCCGCCGACATGTTATCGGGACCGTCCCCTGTTCCGCTCAAGACAGACTCGGCAGCCTTTATCGAATCGATCCGCCAGGCCCTGCTGGGTTCAATCATCAGCTGCTATGCCCAGGGCCTGGCCCTGATCGAAGCAGCCGGGCGGGAATTGGACTGGCAGATCGAGTTGGCCACCGTTGCCGGTCTCTGGCGGGCCGGGTGCATCATCAGGGCCGACCTGTTGGCCAGGGTGATGAACGCCTATCAAACCCCAGGGCAATCGGGCAACCTGCTCTGCACCAGCGAGTTCGCCCAACTGCTGGCCACGATTCAGCCAGGCTGGCGAGAAACGGCCGCCCTGGCTGTGACCGGTGGCATTCCAGTTCCCGGACTGCTGTCAGCCCTGGCCTATTTTGACGGTCTGCGTCAGCCCAGATCAGCGGCCAATCTGATCCAGGCCCAGCGGGACTATTTTGGTGCCCATACCTATGAAAGAACGGACCGGAATGGGGTTTTCCACACCGAATGGTCACAACTTTAA
- a CDS encoding LacI family DNA-binding transcriptional regulator, whose translation MSARNHSARVTLSQIANRVGLSSAAVSMALRGHQRISAATRQRVLEEANRLGYVYDRGAAKLRTGQSDTVGIIISDIANAFFGELVAGVDQVIAETGKISFLFNTRDDVRRQESLLIRLREQGVDGMILCPAPGTDPALLERISAWGIPTVQMLRCISADQADYVSADYRTGVEALCEHLLALGHRRIAYLGGSHDHSATSQRLAGFHGALQRHGLAPAGVIRCPATRQAGRESIKTLLAAPQPATAAICYNDLIAFGVLAGLRDAGLVPGQDFAVTGFDDVEEAAASWPPLTTAATHPRDIGQAAGRLLLRRIATPGAAPERLIIPTEIIVRSSCGTKTGG comes from the coding sequence ATGAGCGCTAGAAATCACTCCGCACGTGTCACCCTCAGCCAAATCGCCAACCGGGTTGGGCTATCCAGCGCCGCCGTATCCATGGCCCTGCGCGGCCATCAGCGCATCTCCGCTGCCACCCGCCAACGGGTATTGGAAGAGGCAAACCGCCTCGGCTACGTCTACGATCGCGGTGCAGCCAAGCTCAGAACCGGCCAATCAGATACCGTGGGGATCATTATCAGCGACATTGCCAACGCCTTTTTCGGGGAACTGGTCGCCGGAGTCGATCAGGTTATCGCCGAAACCGGTAAAATCTCCTTCCTGTTCAATACCCGCGACGATGTCCGGCGGCAGGAAAGCCTGCTGATACGGCTGCGGGAACAGGGGGTGGACGGCATGATCCTGTGCCCGGCGCCGGGCACCGACCCGGCCCTGCTGGAAAGAATCTCCGCCTGGGGCATCCCGACCGTGCAAATGCTGCGTTGCATCAGCGCCGACCAGGCCGACTATGTCAGCGCCGACTACCGGACCGGAGTCGAGGCCCTCTGCGAACACCTGCTCGCCCTCGGGCACCGACGGATCGCCTATCTCGGCGGCAGCCATGATCATTCGGCAACCAGCCAGCGGCTGGCCGGCTTTCATGGCGCTCTGCAGCGTCACGGACTGGCCCCGGCTGGCGTTATCCGCTGCCCGGCCACCCGGCAGGCTGGGCGGGAGAGTATCAAAACACTGCTCGCAGCACCGCAACCCGCTACCGCAGCTATCTGCTACAACGATCTGATCGCCTTCGGGGTGCTGGCCGGACTCCGCGATGCCGGGCTGGTGCCGGGGCAGGATTTTGCGGTCACCGGGTTCGATGACGTTGAGGAAGCGGCAGCAAGTTGGCCACCGCTGACCACCGCCGCCACCCATCCCCGTGACATCGGCCAGGCCGCCGGCCGGCTGCTGTTACGCCGGATCGCTACTCCCGGCGCTGCGCCGGAGCGCCTGATTATTCCGACGGAAATCATCGTCCGCAGCAGTTGCGGGACAAAAACCGGCGGTTAA